The Montipora capricornis isolate CH-2021 chromosome 6, ASM3666992v2, whole genome shotgun sequence genome has a window encoding:
- the LOC138050522 gene encoding uncharacterized protein gives MASEARSEGEKSKRNGSIMEWTEAHDLILAKEVRASEPWMFKPRTVDRGKVWNAITDRLNDETSVKFQVKKKNVQEHFKLLLDKFKAKRKHQAKLSGVEIEDSEMDILMEEITEKWDEAEASDLGCSSKEKADSDRAIGEEIRRKACEKLGETSKGNAGEKAEPVTKKSRRSGSETLDFLKEKMVARQAEAERQAKMQQELLSMMQNQNTAILQILNKMADK, from the exons ATGGCAAGCGAAGCCCGCAGCGAAGGAGAGAAAAGCAAACGAAATGG cTCGATCATGGAATGGACAGAAGCTCACGATTTGATCCTAGCGAAAGAAGTCAGAGCTTCAGAACCATGGATGTTCAAGCCAAGGACTGTAGATCGAGGAAAAGTATGGAATGCTATCACGGATCGCCTGAATGACGAAACCTCTGTGAAATTTCAAGTGAAGAAGAAAAACGTACAGGAACATTTCAAACTACTACTAGACAAATTCAAGGCGAAACGAAAACATCAGGCGAAACTGAGTGGAGTTGAAATTGAAGATAGCGAGATGGATATCCTGATGGAAGAGATAACAGAAAAATGGGACGAGGCAGAGGCCAGTGACCTTGGTTGCAGCAGCAAAGAAAAGGCTGATTCAGATCGAGCAATTGGTGAAGAAATAAGGCGGAAAGCTTGTGAAAAGCTCGGAGAAACGAGTAAAGGAAATGCAGGAGAAAAGGCCGAGCCTGTAACCAAGAAGTCGAGAAGAAGTGGAAGTGAAACTCTTGATTTTCTCAAAGAGAAGATGGTTGCTCGACAAGCTGAAGCAGAGCGTCAGGCAAAGATGCAACAAGAATTGCTTAGCATGATGCAAAACCAAAATACCGCCATATTACAgattttgaacaaaatggctgacAAGTAA